In Actinomadura citrea, a single window of DNA contains:
- a CDS encoding ABC transporter permease, with product MSTAIHEARSAAPSRATPLRSLTGTGGLIRLILRRDRFLLPSWVIVLALIPINFVAATDSLYPTAAERLAYGRTTGTNPTFLALYGPLYDTSLGAIIAQRSGFIPVVIALISVLTVVRHTRTEEEAGRRELLGATVTGRGAGLAAALVVTMAADLVLAVLLTAGMTAQGLPFAGSLAFGLQLAAAGCVFAAVAGITAQLSEGAGAARGTAIAALGAAFVVRMAADVGGAGNELSWLGWLSPLGWENRLRAYGGERWWTLALVAVLTAALVAAAGLLSARRDVGAGVLPPKLGPADAPRMLSGSLGLGWRLQSRALYGWLAGFAALGVVYGAVAGGVGDMVKDNPDLEKIFTRLGGQGGITDAYFASIMSMLGLIAAAYTVSATLRLRTEETGQRAEPLLATPVGRLRWASGHLAFALLGPVAGLGVAGLAAGLAHGLDTGDPGREVPRVLGAALAQLPAVWLVGAIALALFGLAPRLTGGAWAAVGVFAVVTLFGAGLDLNQWALDVSPFTHVPKLPGHDFTATPLLWLLAIAAVLSALGMLGFRRRDLSTA from the coding sequence ATGAGCACGGCGATCCACGAGGCGCGGTCGGCCGCGCCGTCCCGGGCGACGCCGCTGCGGTCGCTCACCGGGACCGGCGGGCTGATCAGGCTGATCCTGCGCCGCGACCGGTTCCTGCTGCCGTCCTGGGTGATCGTGCTGGCGCTGATCCCGATCAACTTCGTGGCGGCCACCGACAGCCTCTACCCGACCGCCGCCGAGCGGCTCGCGTACGGGCGGACGACGGGGACCAACCCGACGTTCCTCGCCCTGTACGGGCCGCTGTACGACACGAGCCTCGGCGCGATCATCGCCCAGCGCTCCGGGTTCATCCCGGTGGTCATCGCGCTGATCAGCGTGCTCACCGTCGTCCGGCACACCCGGACCGAGGAGGAGGCGGGCCGCCGCGAGCTGCTCGGCGCCACCGTCACCGGGCGCGGGGCGGGCCTGGCCGCCGCGCTCGTCGTGACGATGGCGGCCGACCTCGTCCTGGCCGTCCTGCTGACCGCGGGCATGACCGCGCAGGGCCTGCCGTTCGCGGGCTCGCTGGCGTTCGGCCTGCAACTGGCCGCCGCCGGATGCGTCTTCGCCGCCGTCGCGGGCATCACCGCCCAGCTCAGCGAGGGTGCGGGCGCCGCCAGGGGCACGGCGATCGCCGCGCTCGGCGCCGCGTTCGTGGTCCGGATGGCCGCCGACGTCGGCGGCGCGGGCAACGAGCTGTCGTGGCTGGGCTGGCTGTCCCCGCTCGGCTGGGAGAACCGCCTGCGCGCCTACGGCGGCGAACGCTGGTGGACGCTCGCGCTGGTCGCCGTGCTGACGGCCGCCCTGGTCGCCGCCGCGGGCCTGCTGTCGGCGCGCCGGGACGTGGGCGCGGGCGTGCTGCCGCCCAAGCTCGGCCCCGCGGACGCCCCGCGCATGCTCTCGGGGTCCCTCGGCCTCGGCTGGCGGCTCCAGAGCCGGGCCCTCTACGGCTGGCTCGCCGGGTTCGCCGCGCTCGGCGTCGTGTACGGCGCGGTGGCGGGCGGCGTCGGCGACATGGTCAAGGACAACCCCGACCTGGAGAAGATCTTCACCCGGCTCGGCGGGCAGGGCGGGATCACCGACGCCTACTTCGCCTCGATCATGAGCATGCTCGGCCTGATCGCCGCCGCCTACACGGTCTCGGCCACGCTGCGGCTGCGCACCGAGGAGACCGGGCAGCGCGCCGAGCCGCTGCTCGCCACCCCCGTCGGGCGGCTGCGGTGGGCGTCCGGCCACCTGGCCTTCGCGCTGCTCGGCCCGGTCGCCGGCCTCGGCGTCGCGGGCCTGGCCGCCGGGCTCGCGCACGGCCTGGACACCGGCGACCCCGGCCGCGAGGTGCCGCGCGTCCTCGGCGCCGCGCTCGCGCAGCTGCCCGCCGTGTGGCTGGTCGGGGCGATCGCGCTCGCGCTGTTCGGCCTCGCGCCTAGGCTCACCGGCGGCGCCTGGGCCGCGGTCGGCGTCTTCGCGGTCGTGACGCTCTTCGGAGCCGGGCTCGACCTGAACCAGTGGGCCCTGGACGTCTCACCGTTCACCCACGTTCCGAAGCTGCCGGGGCACGACTTCACGGCCACGCCGCTGCTCTGGCTGCTCGCGATCGCGGCCGTCCTGTCCGCCCTCGGCATGCTCGGTTTCCGTCGCCGGGACCTCTCCACGGCGTGA
- a CDS encoding S1C family serine protease — MDRSARAKACAAALAGAMVLAGCSGKSENAGNAGNAGPASVQTSPPVSGAGSDLQQQYVKVVDAVLPSVVKIQTDQGEGSGVVFDAQGDIVTNAHVVAGAKKIQVTSSGGGSPLNASMVGAFTADDLAVIKVGGGSLKPASWGESSKAQVGQIVLAMGNPLGLAGSVTNGIVSALHRTVSTKGEGDFQGSTIADAIQTSADINPGNSGGALVTLDGQVIGIPTAAASDPQIGAAAPGIGFATPSDTVKRIVPQLIESGKVSNSGRAALGVAVRTIVDPQTGRRSAVAVVEVQKGGGAAKAGIQKGDLILSVNGTATPDQTVLTTVLTDLRPGETVKVEIQKPDGSKKQVQVTLGELPGGG; from the coding sequence GTGGACAGGAGCGCGAGGGCGAAGGCATGCGCGGCGGCGCTGGCGGGGGCGATGGTGCTCGCCGGGTGCAGTGGGAAGTCCGAGAACGCGGGGAACGCCGGGAACGCCGGGCCGGCGTCGGTGCAGACGTCGCCCCCGGTGTCCGGGGCCGGGTCGGACCTGCAGCAGCAGTACGTGAAGGTCGTGGACGCCGTCCTGCCGTCGGTGGTGAAGATCCAGACCGACCAGGGCGAGGGGTCGGGCGTCGTGTTCGACGCCCAGGGCGACATCGTCACCAACGCGCACGTGGTCGCGGGGGCGAAGAAGATCCAGGTCACCTCGTCCGGCGGCGGCTCCCCGCTGAACGCCTCGATGGTCGGCGCGTTCACCGCCGACGACCTGGCCGTCATCAAGGTCGGCGGCGGGTCGCTGAAACCGGCCTCGTGGGGCGAGTCGAGCAAGGCGCAGGTCGGGCAGATCGTTCTGGCGATGGGCAACCCGCTCGGCCTCGCCGGAAGCGTGACGAACGGGATCGTCTCCGCGCTGCACCGCACGGTGTCGACCAAGGGCGAGGGGGACTTCCAGGGCTCGACGATCGCCGACGCCATCCAGACGAGCGCGGACATCAACCCGGGCAACAGCGGCGGCGCCCTGGTCACGCTGGACGGGCAGGTGATCGGCATCCCCACCGCGGCGGCCTCCGACCCGCAGATCGGCGCCGCGGCGCCCGGCATCGGGTTCGCGACGCCGAGCGACACGGTCAAACGGATCGTCCCGCAGCTCATCGAGTCGGGGAAGGTGTCGAACTCCGGCCGGGCCGCGCTCGGCGTGGCGGTGCGCACGATCGTCGACCCGCAGACCGGCCGGCGGTCGGCGGTCGCCGTCGTGGAGGTGCAGAAGGGCGGCGGGGCCGCCAAGGCCGGGATCCAGAAGGGCGACCTGATCCTCTCGGTGAACGGCACCGCGACGCCCGACCAGACGGTGCTGACGACCGTCCTCACGGACCTCAGGCCCGGCGAAACGGTGAAGGTCGAGATCCAGAAGCCGGACGGCTCGAAGAAGCAGGTCCAGGTGACGCTCGGCGAGCTGCCCGGAGGCGGTTGA
- a CDS encoding ABC transporter ATP-binding protein — protein MTPNTPPIALSGLVKNFGRTRALDGLDLTVQPGEVHGFLGPNGAGKSTAIRVLLGLLRADGGTARLLGGDPWRDATELHRRLAYVPGDVTLWPNLSGGEVIDLLGRMRGGVNARRKAELLDRFELDPRKKGRAYSKGNRQKVGLIAALASDAELLLLDEPTSGLDPLMEEVFQECVREERRDGRTVLLSSHILSEVEALCDRVTIIRKGVAVESGTLDELRHLTRTSIDAELASAPDGLPLPGAHDVRIDGNKIRFEVDTPELDAALRQLTEVGVRSLSSRPPTLEELFLRHYKDELASEAAR, from the coding sequence GTGACCCCGAACACGCCCCCCATAGCCCTCTCCGGCCTGGTCAAGAACTTCGGCCGGACCCGCGCGCTGGACGGCCTGGACCTGACCGTCCAGCCCGGCGAGGTGCACGGCTTCCTCGGCCCGAACGGCGCCGGGAAGTCGACCGCCATCCGCGTCCTGCTCGGCCTGCTGCGCGCCGACGGGGGCACCGCCCGGCTGCTCGGCGGCGACCCGTGGCGGGACGCGACCGAGCTGCACCGCCGGCTCGCCTACGTCCCCGGCGACGTCACGCTGTGGCCGAACCTGTCCGGCGGCGAGGTGATCGACCTGCTCGGCCGGATGCGCGGCGGCGTGAACGCGCGCCGCAAGGCCGAACTGCTCGACCGGTTCGAGCTCGACCCGCGCAAGAAGGGCCGCGCCTACTCCAAGGGCAACCGGCAGAAGGTCGGGCTCATCGCCGCGCTGGCGTCCGACGCCGAGCTGCTGCTGCTCGACGAGCCCACCTCCGGCCTGGACCCCCTCATGGAGGAGGTGTTCCAGGAGTGCGTCCGGGAGGAGCGGCGCGACGGCCGGACCGTGCTGCTGTCCAGCCACATCCTGTCCGAGGTCGAGGCGCTCTGCGACCGGGTGACGATCATCCGCAAGGGCGTCGCGGTGGAGTCGGGGACGCTGGACGAGCTGCGGCACCTGACCCGCACGTCCATCGACGCGGAGCTGGCGTCGGCGCCGGACGGGCTGCCGCTGCCCGGCGCGCACGACGTCCGCATCGACGGCAACAAGATCCGCTTCGAGGTGGACACCCCCGAACTGGACGCGGCGCTGCGGCAGCTCACCGAGGTCGGCGTGCGGAGCCTGAGCAGCCGCCCGCCGACGCTGGAGGAGCTGTTCCTGCGCCACTACAAGGACGAGCTCGCATCGGAGGCGGCCCGATGA
- a CDS encoding TetR/AcrR family transcriptional regulator, with protein MATQERAEDLTGRARIRDAALLEFAEHGVKGATIRGIAKAAGVSPALVQHHYGTKEALRAACDEHVIEVIRETKQEALRGRMASPNFLAIAMRTALPIQRYLARALTDGSAAAAVLFDEAVAFSEEMLERGAPGMSRPHTEDPHGYATVMTGMSFGLIVLHEHMSRALGADVLMGDGYPRMALAMLDVLDDRLLTPELVAQTRAALKTLPAPGGRPPDEEDR; from the coding sequence ATGGCGACGCAGGAGCGGGCCGAGGACCTGACCGGGCGCGCCCGGATCAGGGACGCGGCCCTGCTGGAGTTCGCCGAGCACGGGGTGAAGGGCGCCACGATCCGGGGCATCGCGAAGGCCGCGGGCGTGTCGCCCGCCCTCGTCCAGCACCACTACGGGACGAAGGAGGCGCTGCGCGCGGCCTGCGACGAGCACGTGATCGAGGTGATCCGCGAGACCAAGCAGGAGGCCCTGCGCGGCAGGATGGCGAGCCCGAACTTCCTCGCGATCGCCATGCGGACGGCCCTGCCGATCCAGCGCTACCTGGCCCGCGCCCTGACCGACGGGTCGGCCGCCGCGGCCGTGCTCTTCGACGAGGCGGTCGCGTTCAGCGAGGAGATGCTCGAACGGGGCGCGCCCGGCATGTCCCGGCCGCACACCGAGGACCCGCACGGCTACGCGACGGTCATGACCGGCATGAGCTTCGGCCTGATCGTCCTGCACGAGCACATGTCGCGCGCGCTCGGCGCCGACGTCCTGATGGGCGACGGCTACCCCCGCATGGCGCTGGCGATGCTGGACGTCCTCGACGACCGGCTCCTGACGCCCGAACTGGTGGCGCAGACGCGCGCCGCCCTCAAGACCCTGCCCGCCCCCGGCGGGCGACCCCCCGACGAGGAGGACCGGTGA
- a CDS encoding DUF6962 family protein gives MLAEPAPSLSDLALGLVVVVLALRLGRAPAPHRHWRTAFWWVGIAALAGSVHHGLITYSERWSGPSWAVISGMVVVAVSYLLAATVAEVLGPHHGRTFWLLRSIGIVAYAVLAVTGHAGVGALLACESLTMVCILALWGWAAWHRHPMAGPVIVALVASAAAAATKAIDPSVTRRVALDPTSVYHLAQIVGMVLLYLAVTKPRRPDRPDREPRALLR, from the coding sequence ATGCTGGCCGAACCCGCGCCCTCGCTGAGCGACCTCGCGCTCGGGCTGGTCGTGGTGGTGCTCGCGCTGCGCCTGGGACGGGCCCCGGCGCCGCATCGGCACTGGCGCACGGCCTTCTGGTGGGTCGGGATCGCGGCGCTCGCCGGATCCGTCCACCACGGGCTGATCACGTACTCGGAGCGGTGGTCGGGGCCGAGCTGGGCCGTGATCAGCGGCATGGTCGTCGTCGCGGTGTCCTACCTGCTGGCGGCCACCGTCGCCGAGGTGCTCGGCCCGCACCACGGCAGGACGTTCTGGCTGCTGCGCTCGATCGGGATCGTCGCCTACGCCGTCCTCGCGGTGACCGGACACGCCGGGGTCGGCGCCCTGCTCGCCTGCGAGAGCCTGACGATGGTGTGCATCCTCGCGCTCTGGGGCTGGGCGGCATGGCACCGCCACCCGATGGCCGGCCCGGTGATCGTCGCGCTGGTCGCCAGCGCCGCGGCGGCCGCGACCAAGGCGATCGACCCGAGCGTCACCCGCCGCGTCGCGCTGGACCCGACCTCGGTCTACCACCTCGCCCAGATCGTCGGGATGGTCCTGCTCTACCTGGCGGTCACCAAGCCGCGCCGCCCGGATCGCCCGGACCGCGAGCCGCGCGCCCTCCTCCGATAG
- a CDS encoding inositol monophosphatase family protein — protein MNADVPASRELAGIAELAARATGDRLRTAFRSRPEVDLKRDIHDPVTEHDRAAEETIREVLGEQTPGSVVVGEEGGVGGGDGDLRWFVDPIDGTANFAVGLPFFCVSIGAALGGELVAGVVYDPVRDDMFTASLDGATCNGEPIRSRGATRDETAVVATSYPSAHDLSLGREDALRRYGRVVDAFATVRRPGSAALTLAHVAAGWADVAYDSSINAWDIAAGLLLVRQAGGTYVPLGGEPGGDDWEAPGYLACVGGFDLAGSVIAEVAEYKGAGA, from the coding sequence ATGAACGCTGATGTCCCCGCCTCGCGGGAGCTCGCCGGGATCGCCGAACTCGCCGCCCGCGCCACCGGGGACCGGCTGCGGACGGCGTTCCGGTCGCGTCCCGAGGTCGATCTCAAGCGCGACATCCACGACCCGGTCACCGAGCACGACCGGGCGGCGGAGGAGACGATCCGGGAGGTGCTCGGCGAGCAGACCCCCGGCAGTGTGGTCGTCGGCGAGGAGGGCGGCGTGGGAGGCGGGGACGGCGACCTGCGCTGGTTCGTCGATCCCATCGACGGGACGGCCAACTTCGCGGTCGGCCTGCCGTTCTTCTGCGTGTCCATCGGCGCGGCCCTGGGCGGTGAGCTGGTGGCGGGCGTGGTGTACGACCCGGTGCGCGACGACATGTTCACCGCGTCCCTCGACGGCGCCACCTGCAACGGCGAGCCGATCCGCAGCCGGGGCGCGACCCGCGACGAGACCGCCGTCGTCGCCACGTCCTACCCGAGCGCCCACGACCTGAGCCTCGGGCGCGAGGACGCGCTGCGGCGCTACGGCCGCGTGGTGGACGCGTTCGCCACCGTCCGCCGTCCGGGCAGCGCCGCCCTCACCCTCGCGCACGTCGCCGCCGGATGGGCGGACGTGGCCTATGACTCGTCCATCAACGCGTGGGACATCGCCGCCGGGCTGCTGCTGGTCAGGCAGGCCGGCGGGACGTACGTGCCGCTCGGCGGAGAGCCCGGCGGCGACGACTGGGAGGCGCCCGGGTACCTGGCGTGCGTGGGCGGCTTCGACCTCGCCGGGTCGGTCATCGCCGAGGTCGCGGAGTACAAGGGCGCCGGGGCCTGA
- a CDS encoding TIGR00730 family Rossman fold protein translates to MNSRKPLAVCVFCSSSGKIDRRYVDLAAEAGAELARRGHSLVSGGAQVSCMGAVARAARDGGARTVGVIPEGLVSVEISDEDNDELIVTADMRARKGEMDRLSDAFLVLPGGIGTLEELFEVWTARVLAMHDKPVVILDPTGVYEPLRELMKGLTEQGFARPKIWDAVGWTSTVPEAFDLLERTQPRIEFSPEDYAEAEL, encoded by the coding sequence GTGAACTCCCGGAAACCCCTCGCCGTGTGCGTGTTCTGCTCGTCCAGTGGCAAGATCGACCGCCGGTACGTCGACCTCGCCGCCGAGGCCGGCGCCGAGCTGGCCCGGCGCGGCCACAGCCTCGTCAGCGGCGGCGCCCAGGTCTCGTGCATGGGCGCCGTCGCCCGCGCCGCGCGGGACGGCGGCGCCCGCACGGTCGGCGTGATCCCCGAGGGGCTGGTCAGCGTCGAGATCTCCGACGAGGACAACGACGAGCTGATCGTCACCGCCGACATGCGGGCCCGCAAGGGCGAGATGGACCGGCTCAGCGACGCGTTCCTCGTCCTGCCCGGCGGCATCGGCACGCTGGAGGAGCTGTTCGAGGTGTGGACGGCCCGCGTCCTCGCCATGCACGACAAGCCCGTCGTCATCCTCGACCCGACCGGCGTCTACGAGCCGCTGCGCGAGCTGATGAAGGGCCTCACCGAGCAGGGCTTCGCCCGCCCCAAGATCTGGGACGCCGTCGGCTGGACGAGCACCGTCCCCGAGGCGTTCGACCTCCTGGAGCGGACACAGCCCCGCATCGAGTTCTCCCCCGAGGACTACGCCGAAGCCGAACTCTGA
- a CDS encoding thiamine pyrophosphate-requiring protein — MVQQVADYVLQRLTEWGVKRVYGYPGDGINGMLGAFDRAEGEPEFVQTRHEEMAAFMACGHAKFTGEVGVCAATSGPGAIHLLNGLYDAKLDHQPVVAIVGQQKRLAQGAHYQQEVNLENLFSDVSEFCQIVMHPGQMRHVVDRAFKTALTTRGVSTIIIPEDVQEADAVPSPPKEHGSVYSSVGWSRPRVLPDPEELRKAADVLNEGAKVAMLIGQGAAGAEAEVIETAELLGAGIAKALLGREVVPDDLPFVTGPVGLLGSKASDEMMMNCDVLFMIGTSFPYAEWLPDEGSCRGVEIDIDGRMIGIRYPMDAHVVGDAAETLRELIPLLRRKEDRSWREEIEENVRTWDTVMEKRAGQSFEGKINPQAVAHELSPLLPDDVILTADSGSATNWWARHLKLRDGMRASLSGTLATMGPGVPYAIAARFAYPDRPVICFVGDGAFQMNGMNEMLTVKRYAERMAGSPLVFAVFNNQDLNQVTWEQRAMGGDPKYEGSQSIPDFPYSEFAELCGLKGIYCDDPAKVTEAWREALASDRPVVLEFVVDSEIAPIPPHIMKDQARKAVKAGLKDPQRLGIAARGFRQKLTDMYENIPGRRHD; from the coding sequence ATGGTGCAGCAAGTGGCCGACTACGTCCTCCAGCGGCTGACCGAGTGGGGCGTGAAGCGCGTCTACGGCTACCCGGGCGACGGCATCAACGGGATGCTCGGAGCGTTCGACCGCGCCGAGGGCGAGCCGGAGTTCGTCCAGACGCGGCACGAGGAGATGGCCGCGTTCATGGCGTGCGGCCACGCGAAGTTCACCGGCGAGGTCGGCGTGTGCGCGGCGACGTCCGGGCCGGGCGCGATCCACCTGCTGAACGGCCTGTACGACGCGAAGCTGGACCACCAGCCGGTCGTGGCGATCGTCGGGCAGCAGAAGCGCCTGGCGCAGGGCGCGCACTACCAGCAGGAGGTCAACCTGGAGAACCTGTTCTCCGACGTCTCGGAGTTCTGCCAGATCGTCATGCACCCCGGCCAGATGCGGCATGTCGTCGACCGGGCGTTCAAGACCGCCCTGACCACCCGCGGTGTCTCGACGATCATCATTCCGGAGGACGTCCAGGAGGCCGACGCGGTGCCGTCGCCGCCCAAGGAGCACGGCTCGGTCTACTCCAGCGTGGGGTGGAGCAGGCCCCGCGTCCTGCCCGACCCCGAGGAGCTGCGCAAGGCCGCCGACGTCCTCAACGAGGGCGCCAAGGTCGCGATGCTGATCGGCCAGGGCGCCGCCGGCGCCGAGGCCGAGGTGATCGAGACGGCCGAGCTGCTCGGCGCCGGCATCGCCAAGGCGCTGCTCGGCCGCGAGGTCGTCCCGGACGACCTGCCGTTCGTCACCGGCCCCGTCGGCCTGCTCGGCTCCAAGGCCAGCGACGAGATGATGATGAACTGCGACGTGCTGTTCATGATCGGCACGAGCTTTCCGTACGCCGAGTGGCTGCCGGACGAGGGCAGCTGCAGGGGCGTGGAGATCGACATCGACGGGCGCATGATCGGCATTCGCTACCCGATGGACGCGCACGTCGTCGGGGACGCCGCCGAGACGCTCCGAGAGCTGATCCCGCTGCTGCGCCGCAAGGAGGACCGCTCCTGGCGCGAGGAGATCGAGGAGAACGTCCGCACCTGGGACACGGTCATGGAGAAGCGGGCCGGCCAGAGCTTCGAGGGCAAGATCAACCCGCAGGCCGTCGCGCACGAGTTGTCCCCGCTGCTGCCGGACGATGTGATCCTCACCGCCGACTCCGGCTCGGCCACCAACTGGTGGGCCCGGCACCTCAAGCTCCGCGACGGGATGCGGGCGTCACTGTCGGGCACCCTCGCCACGATGGGCCCCGGCGTCCCGTACGCCATCGCGGCCCGGTTCGCCTACCCCGACCGCCCGGTGATCTGCTTCGTCGGCGACGGCGCGTTCCAGATGAACGGCATGAACGAGATGCTCACCGTGAAGCGGTACGCCGAGCGGATGGCCGGCTCGCCGCTGGTCTTCGCGGTGTTCAACAACCAGGACCTCAACCAGGTCACCTGGGAGCAGCGCGCGATGGGCGGCGACCCGAAGTACGAGGGCTCGCAGAGCATCCCGGACTTCCCCTACTCCGAGTTCGCCGAACTCTGCGGTCTCAAGGGCATCTACTGCGACGATCCCGCGAAGGTCACCGAGGCCTGGCGGGAGGCCCTGGCGAGCGACCGTCCCGTCGTGCTGGAGTTCGTGGTCGACAGCGAGATCGCCCCGATCCCGCCGCACATCATGAAGGACCAGGCGAGGAAGGCCGTCAAGGCGGGCCTCAAGGACCCGCAGAGGCTCGGTATCGCGGCCCGCGGCTTCCGCCAGAAGCTGACCGACATGTACGAGAACATTCCGGGCCGCAGACATGACTGA
- a CDS encoding archease: MSRASGHRDVPHAADLRIEAWAPTRERCVAEAVAGLVESFADVSGVRPSGDILRVDVPPGPDADLLVAVLDEVVYRLDADGALVLDAEITGAPDGGLTVRLATGDAAEAVGTGAVPKAVSLHELRFGRDARGWSCAVTIDV, translated from the coding sequence ATGTCGCGCGCAAGCGGGCACCGGGACGTCCCCCACGCCGCCGACCTGAGGATCGAGGCGTGGGCCCCGACGCGGGAACGCTGCGTCGCCGAGGCGGTGGCCGGGCTCGTGGAGTCGTTCGCCGACGTCTCCGGCGTCCGCCCGTCCGGCGACATCCTCCGGGTGGACGTGCCGCCGGGCCCGGACGCGGACCTGCTCGTCGCCGTCCTGGACGAGGTCGTCTACCGCCTGGACGCCGACGGCGCCCTGGTCCTGGACGCCGAGATCACGGGGGCGCCGGACGGCGGGCTCACCGTCCGGCTCGCGACCGGGGACGCGGCGGAGGCGGTGGGGACGGGAGCCGTGCCCAAGGCGGTGTCGCTGCACGAACTGCGGTTCGGCCGCGACGCCCGCGGCTGGTCCTGCGCGGTGACGATCGACGTGTGA
- a CDS encoding RtcB family protein, which translates to MHADLVEDGPYRFRIEPTGAMRVPGVLFASRELLAPAENAIEQVAHVAALPGVVEASYAMPDVHLGYGFPIGGVAATDPREGGVVSPGGVGFDISCGVRLLAADTDASGLAPALRDLMDGLDPVIPRGMGKGAVWHLPGRRDLTGILTGGARYAVEQGHGNERDLRRCEDAGAVADADPGQVSERAVERGARQVGSLGSGNHFLEVQRVAEVYDADAAGAFGLRPGQVCVMIHCGSRGLGHQICTDHVRAMEAAMPRHGIEVPDRQLACAPVDSAEGRAYLGAMAAAANYGRANRQLLTEAARRVFRRVAGARLDLVYDVSHNLAKLEEHVVDGEPRRLCVHRKGATRALPPGHPDLPPDLREAGQPVLIPGTMGTSSYVLTGVPGAPAFSSTCHGAGRVQSRHQAARGVGGRQLRAALEEQGIAVRPSSWRGLAEEAPDAYKDVSAVVEAAEGAGLCRKVARLVPLGVVKG; encoded by the coding sequence GTGCACGCCGACCTGGTCGAGGACGGCCCCTACCGGTTCCGGATCGAGCCGACCGGCGCCATGCGCGTGCCCGGCGTGCTGTTCGCGTCGCGGGAGCTGCTGGCGCCCGCCGAGAACGCGATCGAGCAGGTCGCCCACGTCGCCGCGCTCCCGGGAGTGGTGGAGGCCTCGTACGCCATGCCCGACGTCCACCTGGGATACGGCTTCCCGATCGGCGGCGTGGCGGCGACCGATCCGCGCGAGGGCGGCGTGGTCTCGCCCGGCGGCGTCGGATTCGACATCTCGTGCGGCGTCCGGCTGCTGGCGGCGGACACCGACGCCTCCGGCCTCGCCCCCGCCCTGCGGGACCTGATGGACGGCCTCGACCCCGTCATCCCGCGCGGCATGGGCAAGGGCGCGGTGTGGCATCTGCCGGGACGGCGGGACCTGACCGGCATCCTCACGGGGGGAGCGCGGTACGCGGTCGAGCAGGGCCACGGGAACGAGCGCGACCTGCGCCGCTGCGAGGACGCGGGAGCGGTCGCCGACGCCGACCCCGGCCAGGTGAGCGAGCGCGCGGTGGAGCGCGGCGCCCGGCAGGTCGGCAGCCTCGGCTCGGGCAACCACTTCCTGGAGGTGCAGCGGGTCGCCGAGGTCTACGACGCGGACGCGGCCGGGGCGTTCGGGCTGCGGCCGGGCCAGGTCTGCGTCATGATCCACTGCGGGTCGCGCGGGCTCGGCCACCAGATCTGCACCGACCACGTCCGGGCGATGGAGGCGGCGATGCCGCGGCACGGCATCGAGGTCCCCGACCGGCAGCTCGCCTGCGCCCCGGTCGACTCCGCCGAGGGCCGCGCCTACCTGGGCGCGATGGCGGCGGCGGCCAACTACGGCCGCGCCAACCGCCAGCTGCTCACCGAGGCGGCGCGCCGGGTGTTCCGCCGGGTCGCGGGCGCCCGGCTCGACCTCGTCTACGACGTCTCGCACAACCTGGCCAAGCTCGAAGAGCACGTGGTGGACGGCGAGCCGCGGCGGCTGTGCGTGCACCGCAAGGGGGCCACCCGCGCCCTGCCGCCCGGCCATCCCGATCTGCCGCCCGACCTGCGCGAGGCCGGGCAGCCCGTGCTGATCCCCGGGACGATGGGGACCTCGTCCTACGTCCTGACGGGCGTGCCGGGCGCGCCGGCGTTCTCGTCCACGTGCCACGGCGCCGGACGGGTGCAGAGCCGCCACCAGGCCGCACGCGGCGTCGGCGGCAGGCAGTTGCGGGCGGCGCTGGAGGAGCAGGGCATCGCCGTGCGGCCGTCGTCGTGGCGCGGCCTGGCCGAGGAGGCGCCGGACGCCTACAAGGACGTGTCCGCCGTGGTCGAGGCCGCCGAGGGCGCGGGACTCTGCCGGAAGGTCGCCCGCCTCGTCCCGCTGGGCGTCGTGAAGGGCTGA